From the genome of Xyrauchen texanus isolate HMW12.3.18 chromosome 22, RBS_HiC_50CHRs, whole genome shotgun sequence, one region includes:
- the LOC127662582 gene encoding calmodulin-1 has product MADQLTEEQIAEFKEAFSLFDKDGDGTITTKELGTVMRSLGQNPTEAELQDMINEVDADGNGTIDFPEFLTMMARKMKDTDSEEEIREAFRVFDKDGNGYISAAELRHVMTNLGEKLTDEEVDEMIREADIDGDGQVNYEEFVQMMTAK; this is encoded by the exons GCTGACCAACTAACAGAGGAGCAGATTGCTG AGTTTAAGGAGGCGTTCTCCTTGTTTGATAAGGATGGTGATGGAACTATTACGACTAAAGAACTGGGCACAGTGATGCGCTCTCTTGGGCAGAATCCAACAGAGGCTGAATTACAGGACATGATCAATGAAGTGGATGCTGACG gtAACGGAACCATTGACTTTCCTGAGTTTTTGACAATGATGGCCCGGAAAATGAAAGACACCGACAGTGAGGAGGAGATCCGTGAGGCGTTCCGAGTGTTTGACAAG GATGGGAATGGCTACATCAGTGCAGCAGAGCTTCGCCACGTCATGACGAACCTGGGTGAAAAGCTTACAGATGAAGAGGTCGACGAGATGATCAGAGAAGCCGACATTGACGGCGATGGTCAGGTCAATTACGAAG AGTTTGTACAGATGATGACGGCAAAGTGA